From a single Methylosinus sp. H3A genomic region:
- a CDS encoding 4'-phosphopantetheinyl transferase superfamily protein, producing the protein MTRLWTPDVGDGRIEVLRLDFDLEAPWPDADWDVLTAEERERALRFLRHEDRLRMISTRAALRRLLGERLGVDPSTLRFTAGRYGRPELAGGVSFNVSHSGDFALIAISQRWAVGVDIEQVRETSDLAGLASLALTAEEHEGIDAAGFFARWTAKEAALKALGLGIVEKLQAFSVWPGLGDLYELRHAEADWGDLRAARLEAPSGYAAALAWKSP; encoded by the coding sequence GTGACGCGATTATGGACTCCCGATGTCGGCGATGGGCGGATAGAGGTCTTGCGGCTCGATTTCGACCTCGAGGCGCCGTGGCCCGACGCCGATTGGGACGTGCTGACCGCGGAGGAGCGCGAACGCGCGTTGCGTTTCCTGCGGCATGAGGATCGGCTGCGCATGATCTCGACGCGCGCCGCTCTGCGTCGGCTGCTCGGCGAGAGGCTCGGCGTCGATCCGTCGACGCTGCGCTTTACGGCCGGACGCTATGGCAGGCCGGAGCTGGCCGGCGGAGTCTCCTTCAATGTCTCGCATTCCGGCGATTTCGCTCTCATCGCGATCTCGCAGCGTTGGGCGGTCGGCGTCGACATAGAACAGGTGAGGGAGACGTCCGATCTCGCCGGACTCGCGTCGCTCGCGCTGACGGCGGAGGAGCACGAAGGGATAGACGCCGCCGGCTTTTTCGCGCGCTGGACCGCCAAGGAGGCGGCGTTGAAAGCGTTGGGACTCGGCATAGTGGAGAAGCTGCAGGCCTTCTCCGTCTGGCCGGGGCTGGGCGATCTTTATGAATTGCGCCATGCCGAGGCGGATTGGGGCGATCTTCGCGCGGCGCGTCTCGAAGCTCCGTCGGGCTATGCGGCGGCGCTCGCCTGGAAGTCGCCTTAA
- a CDS encoding glycosyltransferase family 4 protein has product MNTMPPQWRDAIEWTRSPPLKIAQIAPLIESVPPRLYGGTERIVSFLTEELVAQGHEVTLFASGGSVTSARHVCCSDLPLRQKGAPDPTPHYLLMLDRARRMASQFDILHFHVDQLHFPLFRDIAAHTLTTLHGRQDLPDIERFYAGFPEMPLVSISDSQRVAVPHANFAGTVLNGLPLDLFAPTLRPSGDYLAFLGRVSPEKGLDHAIAIARAVGLPLKIAAKVDLPDQAYFHETIEPLLSLPGVEFVGEIGDRRKNGFLGDARALLFPIDWPEPFGLVMIEAMACGTPVLAFRRGSAPEIVEEGVTGCLVDSVEEAISRLAHVLSLDRAKVRRRFETRFSAARMAKEYVAIYRRLLRAPAPAELRACPIVVPPTYFNMHVEDQIEPDNSYPTP; this is encoded by the coding sequence ATGAACACGATGCCGCCACAATGGCGCGACGCGATCGAATGGACGCGGTCGCCGCCTCTCAAAATCGCGCAGATCGCGCCACTGATCGAAAGCGTGCCGCCGCGGCTCTATGGCGGAACGGAGCGCATCGTCTCCTTTCTCACCGAGGAGCTCGTGGCGCAGGGGCACGAGGTCACTTTGTTCGCGAGCGGAGGCTCGGTCACCTCGGCGCGGCACGTCTGCTGCAGCGATCTGCCGCTCCGCCAAAAGGGCGCTCCCGATCCGACGCCGCATTATCTGCTCATGCTCGATCGCGCGCGGCGCATGGCCTCGCAATTCGACATATTGCACTTCCACGTCGATCAGCTTCATTTCCCGCTGTTTCGCGACATAGCCGCGCATACGCTGACGACGCTCCACGGGCGCCAGGATCTCCCGGATATAGAGCGCTTCTACGCCGGCTTTCCCGAAATGCCGCTCGTCTCGATTTCGGATTCGCAGCGCGTGGCGGTTCCGCACGCCAATTTCGCAGGAACCGTGCTGAACGGCCTGCCGCTCGATCTCTTCGCGCCGACGCTTCGTCCAAGCGGCGATTATCTCGCCTTTCTCGGCCGCGTCTCGCCGGAGAAGGGCCTCGACCATGCGATCGCCATCGCCCGCGCCGTCGGCCTGCCGCTCAAGATCGCGGCCAAGGTCGACCTGCCGGACCAAGCCTATTTTCACGAGACGATCGAGCCGCTGCTCTCGCTTCCCGGCGTCGAATTCGTCGGCGAGATCGGCGATCGCCGCAAGAACGGCTTTCTCGGCGACGCGCGCGCGCTGCTGTTTCCGATCGATTGGCCGGAGCCCTTCGGCCTCGTCATGATCGAGGCCATGGCTTGCGGCACGCCCGTGCTCGCCTTTCGTCGCGGCTCCGCGCCGGAGATCGTCGAGGAGGGCGTGACCGGCTGCCTCGTCGACAGCGTCGAGGAGGCGATATCGCGCCTCGCTCATGTGCTCTCGCTCGACCGCGCCAAGGTCCGGCGGCGCTTCGAAACGCGCTTTTCCGCCGCGCGCATGGCGAAGGAATATGTCGCGATCTACCGCCGGCTGTTGCGCGCGCCGGCGCCGGCGGAGCTACGCGCATGTCCCATTGTCGTTCCGCCGACCTATTTCAACATGCATGTCGAGGACCAGATCGAACCGGACAACTCATATCCCACGCCCTAG
- a CDS encoding amylo-alpha-1,6-glucosidase translates to MSRTRSNRTTHIPRPSPSDGARAAQNADAPPDAGADALQTHELQFYIPATGPPSRPRRTLKHDDTFAVFDSHGDIGATAGGPDGLFDHDTRYLSHLELLIEGAQPLLLDSAIRDDNLSFYVDLTNPDIFRDEKIALLKDSVYVSRTLYLKDGSLRERLEISNQSAEEVRLNLSIGFGNDFADIFEVRGVRRARRGRAWAQVLAAGAVALYYRGLDGVLRETALSFEPDPSLLVDSVATYSLRLAPRQAQTIFLTAASRGRLPKSTQSFFNGLTGLHRELKAAAGQSARVETSDPTLNQILWRSTADVRMLLTKTPEGPYPYAGIPWYSTTFGRDGIITALQMLWFDPSIAVGVLKRLAAHQATGFDARADAEPGKILHEMRGGEMATLGEVPFGLYYGTVDATPLFVVLAGYYARRTGDYGLVSELWPAIERALAWIDGPGDPDGDGFIEYARHTEKGLSNQGWKDSHDSVFHADGRLAEGPIALVEAQAYVYAARRLAAHCARVLGFHDRATELARAAETLRERFEAAFWCEEIGTYALALDGDKKQCKVRTSNAGHALYSGIALPDRAQRVAEGLLDSRFFSGWGVRTVARGESRYNPMSYHNGSIWPHDNALIAHGFGRYGFKDGVAAIFDSLMRAASYMEARRIPELYCGFRRRHGRGPTLYPAACSPQAWAASAPFLFIQTMLGLEFDHKARQIRLVNPIVPVSAGEIVIRDLSLGEARVDIALRQDARSAISLNVLRTIGDVQVSLVFDPDVREHPLTAKG, encoded by the coding sequence ATGTCGAGGACCAGATCGAACCGGACAACTCATATCCCACGCCCTAGCCCGAGCGACGGGGCGCGAGCCGCGCAGAACGCCGACGCGCCGCCAGACGCGGGCGCCGACGCGTTGCAGACGCATGAGCTGCAATTCTATATTCCGGCTACGGGGCCGCCGTCCCGGCCGCGTCGCACGCTCAAGCACGACGACACATTCGCCGTCTTCGACAGCCATGGCGACATAGGCGCGACGGCGGGCGGGCCGGACGGGCTGTTCGACCATGACACGCGCTATCTCTCGCATCTCGAGCTGCTCATCGAAGGCGCGCAGCCGCTGCTGCTCGACTCCGCCATACGCGACGACAATCTGAGCTTTTATGTCGATCTCACCAATCCAGACATTTTTCGCGACGAGAAGATCGCTCTGCTGAAAGACTCCGTCTATGTCTCGCGCACGCTGTATCTCAAGGACGGCTCGCTGCGCGAGCGGCTGGAAATCTCCAATCAGAGCGCAGAGGAGGTTCGGCTCAATCTGTCGATCGGCTTCGGCAATGATTTCGCCGATATATTCGAGGTGCGCGGCGTGCGGCGCGCGCGGCGCGGACGCGCCTGGGCGCAAGTGCTCGCGGCCGGCGCCGTCGCGCTCTATTATCGCGGACTCGACGGCGTGCTGCGCGAGACGGCGCTCTCCTTCGAGCCCGATCCGTCGCTGCTCGTCGATAGTGTCGCGACCTATTCGCTGCGGCTCGCGCCGCGCCAGGCGCAGACCATCTTCCTCACCGCGGCCAGCCGCGGGCGCCTGCCCAAATCGACGCAATCCTTCTTCAACGGCCTCACCGGCCTGCATCGCGAGCTGAAAGCCGCCGCGGGCCAGAGCGCGCGCGTCGAAACCTCCGATCCGACGCTCAATCAGATTCTCTGGCGTTCGACGGCGGATGTGCGAATGCTGCTCACCAAGACGCCGGAAGGCCCCTACCCCTATGCCGGCATCCCCTGGTATTCGACGACATTCGGGCGCGACGGCATCATCACCGCATTGCAAATGTTGTGGTTCGACCCTTCCATCGCCGTCGGCGTGCTGAAGCGGCTCGCCGCGCATCAGGCGACCGGATTCGATGCGCGCGCGGATGCGGAGCCGGGCAAGATCCTGCATGAAATGCGCGGCGGCGAGATGGCGACGCTCGGCGAAGTGCCTTTCGGCCTCTACTACGGAACCGTCGACGCGACTCCACTCTTCGTCGTTCTCGCCGGCTATTACGCCCGCCGCACCGGCGATTACGGACTCGTCTCCGAGCTCTGGCCGGCGATCGAACGCGCGCTCGCCTGGATCGACGGGCCCGGCGATCCGGACGGCGACGGTTTCATCGAATATGCGCGCCATACGGAAAAGGGCCTCAGCAATCAGGGCTGGAAGGATTCTCACGATTCCGTTTTCCACGCCGACGGGCGTCTCGCGGAAGGGCCGATCGCGCTCGTCGAGGCGCAGGCCTATGTCTATGCCGCGCGGCGCCTCGCCGCCCATTGCGCGCGCGTGCTCGGCTTCCACGATCGCGCGACCGAGCTCGCGCGCGCCGCCGAGACTTTGCGCGAACGTTTCGAGGCGGCCTTCTGGTGCGAGGAGATCGGCACTTATGCGCTGGCGCTCGACGGCGACAAGAAGCAATGCAAAGTGCGCACGAGCAATGCGGGACATGCGCTCTATTCGGGCATAGCGCTGCCGGATCGCGCGCAGCGCGTCGCGGAAGGACTGCTCGACTCGCGGTTTTTTTCCGGCTGGGGCGTCCGCACGGTGGCGCGCGGCGAGAGCCGCTACAATCCCATGTCCTATCACAATGGCTCGATCTGGCCGCATGACAATGCGCTCATCGCTCATGGCTTCGGCCGCTATGGCTTCAAGGACGGCGTGGCCGCCATATTCGACTCGCTGATGCGCGCCGCGAGCTATATGGAGGCGCGCCGAATTCCGGAGCTCTATTGCGGCTTCCGGCGCCGTCACGGGCGCGGCCCGACGCTCTATCCCGCCGCCTGCTCGCCGCAGGCCTGGGCGGCGAGCGCGCCCTTCCTGTTCATTCAGACGATGCTCGGCCTCGAGTTCGACCACAAGGCGCGGCAGATTCGCCTCGTCAATCCGATCGTGCCCGTATCCGCCGGCGAGATCGTCATTCGCGATCTCTCGCTCGGCGAGGCGCGCGTCGACATAGCGCTCCGGCAGGACGCACGCTCGGCGATTTCGCTGAATGTGCTGCGCACGATCGGCGACGTCCAAGTGTCGCTCGTCTTCGATCCGGATGTGCGCGAGCACCCGCTCACGGCGAAAGGCTGA
- a CDS encoding thioredoxin domain-containing protein — MTDDRNRLGEETSPYLLQHKDNPVHWRAWSAETLALAKESGRPILLSSGYAACHWCHVMAAESFESEAIAALMNENFVNVKVDREERPDIDHLYQQALQLTGRRGGWPLTMFLTPDGEPFWGGTYFPPEPRHGMPGFGDILKAVSELWREKPDVVTRNVTAIGDGLNRLAETAPAEPISPELVETIAEKLDGYIDCEHGGVGGAPKFPQAASLEFLWRAFERTGRASFREAALTTLDHICQGGIYDHLGGGFARYSTDERWLAPHFEKMLYDNGQLVDLLTLVWQEERKPLYAARIAETIEWALREMRLPEGVFASSLDADSEHEEGKFYVWTAAEVDAVLGPRAASFRAVYDIVDGGNWEGKSIPNRLRGMELLSAQEEAALAEDRAKLLAARAARVRPGRDDKALADWNGLMIAAIATAAQVFERRDWLAAATAAFDFIAAHMTTADGRLLHSYGAGRAKHMAVLDDYADLGRAALVLHEATGETRFLARCRDWIEIVETHYRDESAGGYFFTADDAEALIRRSKIAEDAPLPSGNGTMTQVLAQLYHLTGEDRYRERADAILAAFAGVVRRGLLGYSTLLNGAETLREGLQIVIVGERSAPDTAALLRIIHGASLPGRTLAIVAPGTAFPPSHPAAGKSQIDGAAAAYVCRGASCSLPIVSASELEDALRARR; from the coding sequence GTGACCGACGACCGCAACCGCCTCGGCGAGGAGACGAGCCCCTATCTCCTCCAGCACAAGGACAATCCCGTGCATTGGCGCGCATGGTCGGCGGAGACGCTGGCGCTCGCCAAGGAGAGCGGCAGGCCGATCCTGCTCTCCAGCGGCTACGCCGCCTGCCACTGGTGCCATGTGATGGCCGCCGAGAGCTTCGAGAGCGAGGCGATCGCCGCGCTGATGAACGAGAATTTCGTCAATGTGAAAGTCGATCGCGAGGAGCGGCCGGACATAGACCATCTCTATCAGCAGGCGCTTCAGCTCACCGGGCGGCGCGGCGGCTGGCCGCTGACCATGTTCCTGACGCCGGACGGCGAGCCCTTTTGGGGCGGCACTTATTTCCCGCCCGAGCCGCGCCACGGAATGCCCGGCTTCGGCGATATTCTGAAGGCCGTCTCCGAGCTGTGGCGCGAGAAGCCCGATGTCGTCACGCGCAATGTGACGGCGATCGGCGACGGGCTGAACCGTCTCGCCGAGACCGCCCCGGCCGAGCCCATATCACCCGAACTCGTCGAGACGATCGCCGAGAAGCTCGACGGCTATATCGACTGCGAGCATGGCGGCGTCGGCGGCGCGCCGAAATTCCCGCAGGCGGCGAGCCTCGAGTTCTTATGGCGGGCGTTCGAACGCACCGGCCGCGCCTCCTTCCGCGAGGCGGCGCTGACGACGCTCGACCATATCTGCCAGGGCGGCATCTACGACCATCTCGGCGGCGGCTTCGCGCGCTATTCGACCGACGAGCGCTGGCTCGCGCCGCATTTCGAGAAGATGCTCTACGACAATGGGCAGCTCGTCGATCTGCTGACGCTCGTCTGGCAAGAGGAGCGCAAACCGCTCTACGCCGCGCGCATAGCCGAGACGATCGAATGGGCGCTGCGCGAGATGCGCTTGCCCGAGGGCGTTTTCGCGAGCAGCCTCGACGCCGACAGCGAGCATGAGGAAGGCAAATTCTATGTCTGGACCGCGGCGGAGGTCGACGCCGTCCTCGGTCCGCGCGCTGCGTCCTTTCGCGCCGTCTACGACATTGTGGACGGCGGCAATTGGGAGGGCAAATCCATCCCCAATCGTCTGCGCGGCATGGAGCTGCTTTCCGCGCAAGAAGAGGCGGCGCTCGCGGAGGATCGCGCAAAATTATTGGCGGCGCGCGCGGCGCGCGTGCGTCCGGGCCGTGACGACAAGGCGCTCGCCGATTGGAACGGACTGATGATCGCCGCAATCGCGACGGCCGCGCAAGTCTTCGAGCGGCGCGACTGGCTCGCGGCGGCGACCGCGGCCTTCGACTTCATCGCAGCGCATATGACGACCGCCGACGGCCGTCTGCTGCACTCCTATGGCGCCGGACGCGCCAAACATATGGCCGTGCTCGACGATTACGCCGATCTCGGCCGCGCCGCGCTGGTCCTCCACGAGGCGACGGGCGAGACGCGCTTTCTCGCGCGCTGCCGAGACTGGATCGAGATCGTCGAGACGCATTACCGCGACGAGAGCGCCGGCGGCTATTTCTTCACCGCCGATGACGCCGAAGCGCTGATCCGCCGCTCCAAGATCGCCGAGGACGCTCCTCTGCCCTCCGGCAATGGAACAATGACGCAAGTGCTGGCGCAGCTCTATCATCTGACTGGCGAAGACCGCTATCGCGAGCGCGCCGACGCGATCCTCGCCGCTTTCGCCGGCGTCGTGCGGCGCGGCCTGCTCGGCTATTCGACTCTGCTGAACGGCGCCGAAACTCTGCGCGAGGGATTGCAGATCGTCATCGTCGGCGAGCGCTCCGCGCCCGACACGGCCGCGCTGCTGCGCATAATCCATGGCGCGAGCCTCCCCGGACGCACGCTCGCCATCGTCGCGCCCGGCACCGCCTTCCCGCCTTCGCATCCAGCCGCCGGCAAGTCGCAGATCGACGGCGCAGCCGCAGCCTATGTCTGCCGCGGCGCAAGCTGCTCGCTGCCGATCGTCTCGGCATCGGAACTCGAAGACGCGTTGCGCGCTCGGCGCTAA
- a CDS encoding PRC-barrel domain-containing protein produces MASANPDFNLVSSEDVEGTTVFDRLGNELGEIDHLMIDKVSGRVRYAVMSFGGFLGLGHSHYPLPWNSLAYDNEREGYVADIIEQQLQDAPEFSDDSWSDRDWEKRVHEHYHARPYWDEQQFGEQQPRPRG; encoded by the coding sequence ATGGCGAGCGCCAATCCGGACTTCAATCTCGTCTCGAGCGAGGACGTGGAAGGCACGACCGTTTTCGATCGGCTCGGCAATGAGCTCGGCGAAATCGATCATCTCATGATCGACAAGGTCTCGGGCCGCGTACGTTACGCCGTGATGAGCTTCGGCGGATTCTTGGGGCTCGGTCACAGCCATTATCCGCTGCCGTGGAATTCGCTCGCCTATGACAATGAGCGCGAAGGCTATGTCGCCGACATCATCGAGCAGCAGCTGCAGGATGCGCCCGAGTTCAGCGACGACAGCTGGAGCGATCGCGATTGGGAGAAGCGCGTCCACGAGCATTATCACGCGCGCCCCTATTGGGACGAGCAGCAGTTCGGCGAGCAACAGCCGCGCCCGCGCGGCTGA
- a CDS encoding FAD-dependent oxidoreductase, whose protein sequence is MLDVVIVGGGASGLALARGLAAAGVSFALYEARPRLGGRVLSVEDTASGQRVDLGPTWFWPDTQPMITALVKELGLADFPQYDPGTALLLAFGDKKPETRMTPNLHSGARRLAGGMASLIEALAATVPAEAIHLSAALRSIADRGDHVELTFETDGKSETVTAKRAVLAVPPRLLAEHLAFEPELDAMSRNALRSAPTWMAAQAKAVVGFAGAPAWRADGHSGNAFATHEQAVLGEIFDACDSTGERAAIGGFFALSAELREAFSGGMFMLLESQFVQLFGKSVEDGEQHVQDWAREPFTCSTIDLTPPSEHPDYGDPLLRQAFWEGKLYLGGTETAREGGGYLEGALVAAERIRLRLLDQKETSIMISGASEGATGEALNEASMARFREWVNAKRAPTFASYRQRLNFGLSNGQREQITQRAMLGAMEAVLKEAIAVLEGLPFDHSVVAVDKGRSDLTPLAQKAFDGFIQELLDGVIDYNRTSCALSNFPDEHKPSKDYLNVTLLDIAAAWKEFSLDANQILLDKRLADQQATRSL, encoded by the coding sequence ATGCTGGACGTTGTGATTGTCGGAGGCGGGGCCTCCGGCTTGGCGCTGGCGCGCGGTCTCGCCGCGGCGGGGGTGAGTTTTGCGCTCTATGAGGCGCGTCCGCGGCTCGGCGGCCGCGTATTGTCGGTCGAGGACACGGCCTCGGGACAGCGCGTCGATCTCGGGCCGACCTGGTTCTGGCCGGACACGCAGCCGATGATCACCGCGCTGGTGAAAGAGCTCGGCCTCGCGGATTTCCCGCAATATGATCCGGGCACGGCGCTGCTGCTCGCCTTCGGCGATAAAAAGCCCGAGACCCGCATGACGCCCAATCTCCATTCCGGCGCGCGCCGGCTCGCCGGCGGCATGGCCTCGCTCATAGAGGCGCTGGCCGCCACGGTTCCGGCGGAGGCGATCCATCTCTCCGCAGCGTTGCGCTCCATCGCCGATCGTGGCGACCATGTGGAGCTCACCTTCGAGACGGATGGCAAATCCGAGACCGTGACCGCGAAACGGGCGGTGCTCGCGGTTCCGCCGCGTCTGCTGGCGGAGCATCTCGCCTTCGAGCCGGAGCTCGACGCGATGAGCCGCAACGCCCTGCGCAGCGCGCCGACCTGGATGGCGGCGCAGGCCAAGGCCGTGGTCGGCTTTGCCGGCGCCCCCGCCTGGCGCGCGGATGGGCATTCCGGCAACGCTTTCGCCACCCATGAGCAGGCGGTGCTGGGAGAAATCTTCGACGCTTGCGACTCGACGGGCGAGCGCGCGGCGATCGGCGGCTTCTTCGCGCTTTCCGCGGAACTGCGGGAAGCGTTCAGCGGCGGCATGTTCATGCTGCTCGAAAGTCAATTCGTCCAATTGTTCGGCAAGTCGGTCGAGGATGGCGAGCAGCATGTGCAGGATTGGGCGCGCGAGCCCTTTACCTGCTCGACGATCGATCTGACGCCGCCCTCCGAGCATCCCGATTATGGCGATCCGCTGCTGCGGCAGGCGTTCTGGGAGGGCAAGCTCTATCTCGGCGGTACCGAGACGGCGCGCGAGGGCGGCGGCTATCTCGAGGGCGCGCTGGTCGCGGCCGAGCGCATCCGGCTGCGCCTTCTCGATCAGAAGGAGACGTCGATCATGATTTCCGGCGCGAGCGAAGGCGCTACCGGCGAGGCGCTCAATGAAGCGAGCATGGCGCGTTTCCGCGAATGGGTGAACGCCAAGCGCGCGCCGACATTCGCCAGCTATCGGCAGCGGCTGAATTTCGGCCTCTCCAACGGCCAGCGCGAGCAGATCACCCAGCGCGCCATGCTCGGCGCGATGGAGGCGGTGCTGAAGGAGGCGATCGCCGTGCTCGAGGGCCTGCCCTTCGACCATTCGGTGGTCGCGGTGGACAAGGGGCGCTCCGATCTGACGCCTCTGGCGCAAAAGGCGTTCGACGGCTTCATCCAGGAGCTGCTGGACGGCGTCATCGACTATAACCGCACCTCCTGCGCGCTCTCCAATTTCCCCGACGAGCACAAGCCGTCGAAGGATTATCTCAACGTCACGCTGCTCGACATTGCGGCGGCGTGGAAGGAGTTCTCGCTCGACGCCAATCAGATATTGCTCGACAAGCGGCTCGCCGATCAGCAGGCGACGCGCAGTCTCTGA
- a CDS encoding antibiotic biosynthesis monooxygenase has translation MFIAMNRFKVVKGEEKAFEQIWASRRTRLEEMEGFISFHLLRGPEREDHTLYASHTMWETKASFLAWTTSQQFRDSHKDAGKNKPLYVGHPEFEGFDAVLEQTNAGHDAVAEATP, from the coding sequence ATGTTCATCGCGATGAATCGCTTCAAGGTCGTCAAGGGAGAGGAAAAGGCGTTCGAGCAGATATGGGCGTCGCGCCGCACCCGGCTCGAGGAGATGGAGGGCTTTATCTCCTTCCACCTCTTGCGCGGGCCGGAGCGCGAGGATCACACGCTCTACGCCTCGCATACGATGTGGGAGACCAAGGCGAGCTTCCTCGCCTGGACGACGTCGCAGCAGTTTCGCGATTCGCACAAGGACGCCGGCAAGAACAAGCCGCTCTATGTCGGCCATCCGGAGTTCGAGGGTTTCGACGCCGTGCTCGAGCAGACCAATGCGGGTCACGACGCCGTCGCGGAGGCGACGCCATGA
- a CDS encoding DUF2325 domain-containing protein produces MSERRPLVSLSVLKSAMASEGFELAPVARRESGARRRIWEIIGASHCSIIGTCLTIVELRKLARRTGFLGNEASYNDYQVHGLFVEKMHDENVVSRAVQKHLDTKYEGLLRKAKALDGEEQLFDFWETAIDNGVVPGAYWALIAHPRLTSRVETRIFGDIHMMSHISGAAHRGDAREIAEARREKAEIARRLANVIAERNGELARLRAEIGRMSEQLRDARELAAECESLRLEIGALRAGERSDETLRELDALRLAHADLREDHARLEGRLARLKAKEARCAATEPPRRGPPSPLASEIAVEAEARAEEIETDLCGRCLLYVGGRPRTVCRLQRLVERRNGSLIHHDGGMEDSRAMLSELVRRADAVFFPVDCVSHRAVGAVKSLCESHGIPYCPLRSASASAFERAIETLGAREESA; encoded by the coding sequence ATGAGCGAGCGGCGGCCTCTCGTCTCGTTGAGCGTGCTGAAATCCGCCATGGCGAGCGAGGGGTTCGAGCTCGCGCCCGTCGCGCGTCGGGAATCGGGTGCGCGACGGCGCATATGGGAGATCATAGGCGCGTCGCATTGCTCGATCATCGGCACATGCCTGACGATCGTGGAATTGCGCAAGCTGGCCCGGCGCACCGGCTTTCTCGGCAATGAGGCGAGCTACAACGACTATCAGGTCCATGGGCTCTTCGTCGAGAAAATGCACGACGAGAATGTCGTCTCCCGCGCCGTGCAGAAACATCTGGACACGAAATATGAGGGCCTGCTCCGCAAGGCCAAGGCGCTCGACGGCGAGGAGCAGCTTTTCGACTTTTGGGAGACCGCTATCGACAATGGCGTCGTTCCCGGCGCCTATTGGGCGCTGATCGCGCATCCGCGTCTCACATCTCGCGTCGAGACGCGGATTTTCGGCGATATTCACATGATGTCGCATATCAGTGGCGCAGCGCATCGCGGCGATGCGCGCGAGATCGCCGAGGCGCGACGCGAGAAGGCCGAAATCGCGCGACGTCTCGCCAATGTCATCGCCGAGCGCAATGGCGAGCTGGCGCGGCTGCGCGCCGAGATCGGCCGGATGAGCGAGCAGCTTCGCGATGCGCGCGAGCTCGCTGCCGAATGCGAGAGCCTGCGGCTGGAAATCGGCGCCTTGCGCGCCGGGGAGAGAAGCGACGAGACGCTGCGCGAGCTCGACGCGCTACGCCTCGCTCACGCCGATCTGCGCGAGGATCATGCGCGTCTCGAGGGGCGTCTCGCGAGGCTGAAGGCGAAGGAGGCTCGCTGCGCCGCGACGGAGCCGCCGCGACGCGGCCCGCCGTCGCCGCTCGCTTCCGAGATCGCAGTCGAGGCCGAGGCTCGCGCAGAAGAGATCGAGACGGATCTCTGCGGGCGTTGCCTGCTCTATGTGGGCGGGCGACCGCGCACCGTTTGCCGGTTGCAACGGCTCGTCGAGCGCCGCAATGGTTCGCTGATCCATCACGACGGGGGCATGGAGGACAGTCGCGCCATGTTGAGCGAGCTCGTGCGGCGCGCCGATGCTGTGTTTTTCCCGGTCGATTGCGTCAGCCATCGCGCGGTCGGCGCGGTGAAGAGCCTGTGCGAGAGCCATGGCATTCCCTATTGTCCGCTGCGCAGCGCGAGCGCATCGGCTTTCGAGAGGGCGATCGAGACGCTCGGCGCGCGAGAGGAGAGCGCGTGA